The Intestinibaculum porci DNA window TATCGCTAATGAATACCTGCAATGTTCCTATTAACAAGGTTAAAACCTTTTTTGAGGGGATCACAAACGGAGAAATAAGTCCGTCAGAAGGCTACCTTGCAAAACTTCCTATGATTGCATCAAAAAAGTTATCTGAGTTCCGTATAGTTTTAAAGAATCTAATGCTCCAAAGAACTCTCGTATATTGGGATGACACTGTTATCAATATTAATACAAAGAAAGGCTGCCTGCGCTTTTACGGAGATGAAACACTCTCATATTATACGGCTCATGAGAAGAAAGATCTTGAAGGGATTGAAGAAGACAAAGTCCTAACACTACTCACTGAAGAGCAAAAAACGATGCATGATCACAATAAAGTGAACTATAACGCTAAATTCAAGTTTGGCAACCTTGAATGCAATCAGCACCTTCAGCGTGACCTCAAAAAAATCGCTATTGATACAAAACATGATGAGCTTATGGAACTGAAAGATCTTATTTCCGATACCATCCACAAACGCAAAGAAGCCATAAACAAGGGAGAGACTCGCTTTAGTGATGAATTTATTGAAAACTTTAACAAAAAAGTTAATGATATACTCAACCGAGCGGAAAAGAGAAACAAAAAAGATTATGATGCATACTTTGGAAGATCCGAGAAGACGCTAATTAAGCGTATACGTGATTATTATGATAATTACTTTGCTTGGGTAAATGATTTCACTCTTCCGACAACCAATAATTGCGCAGAACGCGGACTTAGAGTCGTAAAAAGCCATATGCGATCATCAGGACAGTTCCAAAATATTCAAAACGCTCAGTATTACGCAGATGCCAAAACGTATATAGAAACCTGCAGGAAAAACGGAATAAATGAGATCTATGCAATGATACGACTTTATGAAGGTGATCCAATAACGGTAAAAGAAATATTCTCAGGGGAAGATCTCTCCTGAGAATCGACAAACCGTTATAATGGTGGAATAAGGTATCATAGCCATTACCTGAAATCAGATTTAACATCATGCTTCATTTCGCTGTGTATACATTTTACATACCTCTTTACTACAATTAAAACAAGGCCGTATCACGGGCACCGTTCCGTGCTCTTTTTAGGTACAACTTTATATATCAACTATATCTAACCGTGAATAGTAACGAATTTTATGAAGCATTTTAAAGTATTATTGACTGTTTTATTATCCCTATGCATGCTTTTCACGATGACCTCTCCAGCTTACGCAGAAGAGAGTGTCGCGGGTAAAACAAAGTATCTGACTGTTGGGGATACGTATTATTTAAGACTCAAGCATACCAGCTTAACAGGGAAAGCGACCACTTCTCATAAGAAAGTTCTTAAGATCAAGAAGATCAAACGTAATCAGTGGAAGACAACGGCTTTAAAAGCTGGGAAATCAACCGTTACTGTCAGCTTTGCCGGTAAAAAACAAAAGGTGTACTTTGTCGTTAAGAAGCCAAAAGCCGCCCCTACTTATCTTTATTTCTTTGATAACTACAAACAAGTGAATATGGCTGTTGGGGACAGCTTAGATGTCAGCCGTAAGTTATACTTCTATGCGCCTAAAGCGAAGAGTA harbors:
- a CDS encoding IS66 family transposase; amino-acid sequence: MDSLGTLSVKYDKACKKIGDLKTRLYDCNEELKSKKQKLEYRDNRIAKLKQLCLEKDEMIRNLNDEINRLKDKIEYLNAISNHDSTTVGIPTASTPIGKAKYNSSINSREPTDRKIGGQPGHSKSELGIPDDIDEEIEYVADDATECPKCGSHELVFTGKTKAVYEKTISIKPINLKKVFYQYKCGSCGTTFFLGLKPNERSACHYGTAVQAVGLSLMNTCNVPINKVKTFFEGITNGEISPSEGYLAKLPMIASKKLSEFRIVLKNLMLQRTLVYWDDTVININTKKGCLRFYGDETLSYYTAHEKKDLEGIEEDKVLTLLTEEQKTMHDHNKVNYNAKFKFGNLECNQHLQRDLKKIAIDTKHDELMELKDLISDTIHKRKEAINKGETRFSDEFIENFNKKVNDILNRAEKRNKKDYDAYFGRSEKTLIKRIRDYYDNYFAWVNDFTLPTTNNCAERGLRVVKSHMRSSGQFQNIQNAQYYADAKTYIETCRKNGINEIYAMIRLYEGDPITVKEIFSGEDLS